Proteins co-encoded in one Conger conger chromosome 4, fConCon1.1, whole genome shotgun sequence genomic window:
- the si:ch73-40i7.2 gene encoding FYN-binding protein 1 isoform X2 gives MEEGVDVKALRARFHDQASMAAVGGGGGPPRSLLPGVGRAGSPMAFNLPVNGAVRPKMSPVSPKPLPGVRLPSDLRFPGPPLADPRGPASVRNQPPLGVFPRPPPSHRAGSQEFKMAAPVAERPGNVKATGELLQNMMLKQVPVQDRPAPKQPLPSTLGLRSQRSMTEVPPLRRTLPPEGPRPIKPKRPPVVNLDGFRKAPRFSTMPRHPTPGKIHGGSSPALPGSGSPSGPPRLPARLSVRTPQPSAVIDDNDDQDTYDDIDVLPPPPPPPPKHPGSRDDSWPDHGSTRGNEESDESEIYEPIDEPEGPPNPIKKKDLKTQLELKNKEEKLKQKKEIEYRKRFKLTDPVEVLHIARVRHDWQGGKNDLSVQQGDNVEIIRIKNNPEGKWLARTPNGTYGYISNTCVDLDYEAVKRSFLCKKAEAPHPPPPPPVPDDDFYDDVGSSQHIELDSEEVYDDVQVPDEFPPPPPEASLDPKKAKKQEKEEKEFRKKFKFEGPINVIWNMMVDPNASIKKGGGKDLSLNRGEILEVIQFTNDKKALCRNLQGKYGYVPRSVLLQAEGDIYDDVDNQVVYDNDTSTSPGPEDSRY, from the exons ATG GAGGAGGGTGTGGATGTCAAGGCCTTGAGGGCTAGGTTTCACGACCAGGCTAGCATGGCTGCTGTCGGTGGCGGTGGCGGTCCCCCGAGGAGCTTGCTGCCAGGAGTTGGGAGAGCAGGATCACCGATGGCGTTCAACTTGCCCGTGAACGGAGCCGTCAGACCCAAGATGTCGCCCGTCAGTCCCAAACCACTGCCGGGAGTTCGCCTGCCTTCAGACCTGAGGTTCCCAGGGCCCCCATTGGCCGATCCCAGGGGCCCGGCCTCTGTGAGGAACCAGCCTCCGCTGGGCGTCTTCCCGAGACCTCCGCCATCTCACCGCGCCGGCTCCCAAGAGTTCAAAATGGCCGCGCCGGTGGCAGAGAGGCCAGGGAATGTCAAAGCAACGGGGGAGCTGTTGCAGAACATGATGCTGAAGCAGGTCCCTGTCCAGGACCGGCCCGCGCCCAAACAGCCCCTTCCCAGCACCCTGGGCCTGCGCAGCCAGCGCAGCATGACGGAGGTCCCGCCCCTCAGGAGGACTCTGCCCCCGGAGGGACCCAGGCCCATCAAACCCAAACGTCCGCCTGTCGTCAACCTGGATGGTTTCAGGAAGGCTCCCCGCTTCTCCACGATGCCCAGGCATCCGACGCCAGGGAAGATTCACG GCGGCAGCAGTCCGGCTCTCCCTGGGTCAGGTAGTCCGTCGGGTCCACCCAGGCTCCCGGCGAGACTCAGCGTCCGGACCCCACAACCCTCCGCTGT TATTGATGATAATGACGACCAGGACACTTATGATGACATAGACGTgctaccccctccccctccccctccaccaaaGCATCCTGGAAGTAGAGATG ACTCCTGGCCTGACCATGGTTCCACACGAGGAAATGAG GAAAGTGACGAAAGTGAAATATATGAACCTATTGATGA ACCTGAAGGGCCACCCAATCCCATCAAGAAGAAGGATCTAAAGACACAGCTTgagctgaaaaataaagaagagaAGTTGAAACAAAAGAAAGAGATCGAATACAGGAAGAGATTTAAG CTGACTGACCCGGTGGAGGTCTTACATATAGCCCGGGTTCGACACGACTGGCAAGGGGGCAAGAATGATCTGTCCGTGCAACAGGGCGACAACGTGGAGATCATCCGGATCAAAAACAACCCCGAGGGAAAATGGCTTGCCCGCACACCGAACGGCACCT ATGGGTACATCAGCAACACGTGCGTGGACCTGGACTACGAGGCGGTGAAGCGAAGCTTCCTTTGTAAAAAAGCAGAggcccctcaccccccaccgcCACCTCCTGTCCCTGACGATGACTTCTACGATGATGTGGGCTCCTCGCAACA CATAGAATTGGACAGTG AAGAAGTGTATGATGATGTGCAGGTACCTGACGAgttcccccctccacctccagagGCAAG CCTAGATCCTAAAAAGgccaaaaaacaggaaaaggaagagaaagaattTCGAAAAAAGTTCAAG TTTGAAGGGCCTATTAATGTAATCTGGAACATGATGGTTGACCCCAACGCCAGCATCAAAAAGGGAGGTGGAAAGGATCTATCCTTAAATCGCGGAGAGATCCTGGAAGTCATTCAGTTCACCAACGACAAGAAGGCATTGTGCCGAAATCTTCAGGGGAAAT atgGATATGTTCCACGTTCTGTCCTTCTGCAAGC GGAAGGTGACATttatgatgatgttgataaCCAAG TTGTTTATGACAACGATACCAGCACAAGCCCTGGTCCTGAAGACAGTCGTTATTAG
- the si:ch73-40i7.2 gene encoding FYN-binding protein 1 isoform X1, with product MEEGVDVKALRARFHDQASMAAVGGGGGPPRSLLPGVGRAGSPMAFNLPVNGAVRPKMSPVSPKPLPGVRLPSDLRFPGPPLADPRGPASVRNQPPLGVFPRPPPSHRAGSQEFKMAAPVAERPGNVKATGELLQNMMLKQVPVQDRPAPKQPLPSTLGLRSQRSMTEVPPLRRTLPPEGPRPIKPKRPPVVNLDGFRKAPRFSTMPRHPTPGKIHGGSSPALPGSGSPSGPPRLPARLSVRTPQPSAVIDDNDDQDTYDDIDVLPPPPPPPPKHPGSRDDSWPDHGSTRGNEESDESEIYEPIDEPEGPPNPIKKKDLKTQLELKNKEEKLKQKKEIEYRKRFKLTDPVEVLHIARVRHDWQGGKNDLSVQQGDNVEIIRIKNNPEGKWLARTPNGTYGYISNTCVDLDYEAVKRSFLCKKAEAPHPPPPPPVPDDDFYDDVGSSQHSIELDSEEVYDDVQVPDEFPPPPPEASLDPKKAKKQEKEEKEFRKKFKFEGPINVIWNMMVDPNASIKKGGGKDLSLNRGEILEVIQFTNDKKALCRNLQGKYGYVPRSVLLQAEGDIYDDVDNQVVYDNDTSTSPGPEDSRY from the exons ATG GAGGAGGGTGTGGATGTCAAGGCCTTGAGGGCTAGGTTTCACGACCAGGCTAGCATGGCTGCTGTCGGTGGCGGTGGCGGTCCCCCGAGGAGCTTGCTGCCAGGAGTTGGGAGAGCAGGATCACCGATGGCGTTCAACTTGCCCGTGAACGGAGCCGTCAGACCCAAGATGTCGCCCGTCAGTCCCAAACCACTGCCGGGAGTTCGCCTGCCTTCAGACCTGAGGTTCCCAGGGCCCCCATTGGCCGATCCCAGGGGCCCGGCCTCTGTGAGGAACCAGCCTCCGCTGGGCGTCTTCCCGAGACCTCCGCCATCTCACCGCGCCGGCTCCCAAGAGTTCAAAATGGCCGCGCCGGTGGCAGAGAGGCCAGGGAATGTCAAAGCAACGGGGGAGCTGTTGCAGAACATGATGCTGAAGCAGGTCCCTGTCCAGGACCGGCCCGCGCCCAAACAGCCCCTTCCCAGCACCCTGGGCCTGCGCAGCCAGCGCAGCATGACGGAGGTCCCGCCCCTCAGGAGGACTCTGCCCCCGGAGGGACCCAGGCCCATCAAACCCAAACGTCCGCCTGTCGTCAACCTGGATGGTTTCAGGAAGGCTCCCCGCTTCTCCACGATGCCCAGGCATCCGACGCCAGGGAAGATTCACG GCGGCAGCAGTCCGGCTCTCCCTGGGTCAGGTAGTCCGTCGGGTCCACCCAGGCTCCCGGCGAGACTCAGCGTCCGGACCCCACAACCCTCCGCTGT TATTGATGATAATGACGACCAGGACACTTATGATGACATAGACGTgctaccccctccccctccccctccaccaaaGCATCCTGGAAGTAGAGATG ACTCCTGGCCTGACCATGGTTCCACACGAGGAAATGAG GAAAGTGACGAAAGTGAAATATATGAACCTATTGATGA ACCTGAAGGGCCACCCAATCCCATCAAGAAGAAGGATCTAAAGACACAGCTTgagctgaaaaataaagaagagaAGTTGAAACAAAAGAAAGAGATCGAATACAGGAAGAGATTTAAG CTGACTGACCCGGTGGAGGTCTTACATATAGCCCGGGTTCGACACGACTGGCAAGGGGGCAAGAATGATCTGTCCGTGCAACAGGGCGACAACGTGGAGATCATCCGGATCAAAAACAACCCCGAGGGAAAATGGCTTGCCCGCACACCGAACGGCACCT ATGGGTACATCAGCAACACGTGCGTGGACCTGGACTACGAGGCGGTGAAGCGAAGCTTCCTTTGTAAAAAAGCAGAggcccctcaccccccaccgcCACCTCCTGTCCCTGACGATGACTTCTACGATGATGTGGGCTCCTCGCAACA CAGCATAGAATTGGACAGTG AAGAAGTGTATGATGATGTGCAGGTACCTGACGAgttcccccctccacctccagagGCAAG CCTAGATCCTAAAAAGgccaaaaaacaggaaaaggaagagaaagaattTCGAAAAAAGTTCAAG TTTGAAGGGCCTATTAATGTAATCTGGAACATGATGGTTGACCCCAACGCCAGCATCAAAAAGGGAGGTGGAAAGGATCTATCCTTAAATCGCGGAGAGATCCTGGAAGTCATTCAGTTCACCAACGACAAGAAGGCATTGTGCCGAAATCTTCAGGGGAAAT atgGATATGTTCCACGTTCTGTCCTTCTGCAAGC GGAAGGTGACATttatgatgatgttgataaCCAAG TTGTTTATGACAACGATACCAGCACAAGCCCTGGTCCTGAAGACAGTCGTTATTAG
- the pex11g gene encoding peroxisomal membrane protein 11C has translation MNDPVHSLVKVLESYRGRDKVIRTLCYGSQLVGGALSEKTAGSSQMGKSLLLFSAQLSHCRTVLRLFDDLSMFAYSRSYGLGGTEADRVLRWMSVLTNVADQLYYPCEHVAWAADAQLIRVESDKWWTLSTLMWGLSLLFGILRSVRVLLLLKRRLRKPGHTRQIDISEAHVNRSSEVRLQLQAEVLNILSSMADLSNAIHWMPPGFLWAGRFPDWLVGLLGTTSSLIGLYQMTSSSEGETTN, from the exons ATGAATGATCCCGTACACTCATTAGTCAAGGTCCTCGAGTCCTACAGGGGAAGAGATAAAGTG ATACGGACACTTTGCTATGGGTCCCAACTTGTTGGTGGAGCCCTGTCTGAGAAGACAGCCGGATCCTCACAGATGGGGAAAAGTCTCTTGCTGTTCTCGGCCCAGCTTAGCCACTGCCGTACTGTACTCCGGCTCTTCGATGACCTGTCGATGTTCGCTTATTCCAGGAGCTATGGTTTAGGGGGCACG GAGGCAGACCGGGTGTTGCGCTGGATGTCCGTGCTAACGAACGTGGCCGACCAGCTATACTACCCCTGTGAGCACGTTGCATGGGCCGCTGATGCCCAGCTCATCAGAGTCGAGTCGGACAAGTGGTGGACCTTAAGCACTTTGATGTGGGGTCTATCGTTGCTGTTTGGCATTCTGAG ATCTGTCAGAGTGCTACTACTGCTGAAGAGAAGACTGAGGAAACCAGGGCATACCAGACAGATTGATATCAG CGAGGCACATGTGAACAGGAGCTCTGAAGTTCGACTCCAGCTACAAGCAGAAGTACTTAATATTCTCAGCAGCATGGCAGACCTGAGCAATGCCATTCATTGGATGCCCCCTGGCTTCCTGTGGGCAGGACGCTTCCCTGATTGGCTAGTGGGACTTCTGGGTACCACTTCCTCTTTGATTGGGTTGTACCAGATGACCTCATCTTCTGAGGGAGAAACTACAAACTGA
- the si:ch73-40i7.5 gene encoding amyloid-beta A4 precursor protein-binding family A member 3 translates to MEEQEEAVCNGSEASSQGESSQPIRPVSPKTVPPDEVPLLTGDVMSESEDVDGKGPEGAPENILDQEQPSPPPPDIAGPKAISAEEEQLLQNLEEGPKTSYMDDLDSFNLIEPPPLDWRSDSSSDTASVGGMDDNGFLQPDMMDAPEDEPSRASATDLDVHEDTGDAAGNYTEDQGGVQMEQEEQQVHRNVYQDPGDMTGDYTEDQEGVGKEEEEEEQEEEEEEEEERQVHQNVHQDAGDTTGDYAEDQEGVGKEEEEEQEEEEEEEQQVHQNVHQDPGDTTGDYTEDQEGVGKEEEEEEEQEEERRESRPGDVDHSHIQTLLTQLQHLKPTPLSKPPALAPSGPLSGPPSERGPTPPLEPDARTEHPEAEGHRQGSGLLFSERNQRDLLGLLDDGRVETPPLRASPARYSTHGGGVDAVVSVSYSHEDGERFWDHFANGHPGDGEDLTSPDDEVMEPVWLKREGGCPTEEEAAAAEIGDTDTETQLTYKDVPGPCDPEDLLDGVIFGAKYLGSTQLQTEKNPSTNARMTQAQEAVDRIKAPEGETQPMTEVDLFISTQRIKVLSADTQEAMMDHSLQMISYIADIGAVVVLMARRKQSGRKGAEGADPPANRKKYCMICHVFSSEDAQIIAQAIGQAFGVAYRQFLQVNGIKATELRPGDYSDYLGTQEQYNGDLVHFSRSENIREVCIPKAAGEILGLAVVESGWGSILPTVVVANLLHGGPAERSGELSIGDRVMAVNGVSLVGLPIASCQSIIRDLKSQTEVKLRIVHCPPVTMAIIKRPDPKYQLGFSVEDGIICSLMRGGIAERGGIRVGHRIIEINGQSVVATPHEKIIHILTHAVGEIHLKTMPASTYRLLTGQEQPVFL, encoded by the exons ATGGAGGAACAGGAAGAAGCTGTTTGCAATGGCAGTGAGGCATCCAGCCAGGGGGAaagcagccagccaatcaggccTGTCTCTCCCAAAACGGTACCGCCTGATGAAGTGCCTTTGCTGACTGGAGATGTCATGTCTGAGAGTGAAGATGTGGATGGTAAGGGGCCTGAGGGAGCCCCTGAGAACATCCTAGACCAGGAACAGCCAAGTCCCCCTCCCCCAGATATCGCGGGGCCTAAAGCCATCTCTGCAGAAGAAGAACAACTCCTCCAGAACCTAGAGGAAGGGCCTAAAACCTCTTATATGGATGACTTGGATTCCTTCAATCTAATAGAGCCCCCTCCCCTGGACTGGAGGTCAGACTCCTCCAGTGACACTGCCTCCGTGGGAGGGATGGATGACAACGGCTTCCTCCAGCCGGACATGATGGACGCTCCAGAAGACGAGCCAAGCCGAGCCAGTGCCACCGACCTCGATGTTCACGAGGACACCGGCGATGCAGCTGGGAACTACACAGAGGATCAAGGAGGGGTGCAGATGGAGCAGGAAGAGCAGCAGGTCCACCGGAATGTCTACCAGGACCCTGGGGATATGACTGGGGACTACACCGAGGATCAAGAGGGTGTGGggaaggaagaagaagaagaggagcaggaggaagaagaggaggaggaggaagagcggCAGGTCCACCAGAATGTCCACCAGGACGCTGGGGATACGACTGGGGACTACGCCGAGGATCAAGAGGGTGTGgggaaggaagaggaggaggagcaggaggaagaggaggaggaagagcagcagGTCCACCAGAATGTCCACCAGGACCCTGGGGATACGACTGGGGACTACACCGAGGATCAAGAGGGCGTGgggaaggaagaggaagaggaggaggagcaggaggaagagcggCGGGAAAGCAGGCCAGGCGACGTTGACCACTCTCACATTCAGACACTACTGACTCAGCTCCAGCATCTCAAACCGACGCCCCTCTCCAAACCCCCCGCCCTCGCCCCTTCCGGCCCCCTCTCTGGCCCTCCGTCGGAGAGAGGTCCTACCCCACCTCTGGAGCCTGACGCCCGCACGGAGCATCCGGAGGCTGAGGGGCACCGCCAGGGCTCCGGCCTCCTGTTCTCTGAGCGCAATCAGAGGGATCTGCTGGGTCTCCTGGACGACGGGAGGGTGGAGACGCCTCCACTGCGGGCCTCTCCTGCCCGGTACAGCACGCACGGTGGGGGGGTGGATGCGGTGGTCTCTGTTTCCTACAGCCACGAAGATGGGGAACGGTTTTGGGATCACTTTGCGAACGGGCACCCGGGTGACGGGGAGGACCTGACCTCCCCCGATGACGAGGTCATGGAGCCGGTGTGGCTGAAGAGAGAAGGGGGCTGCCCTACCGAGGAGGAGGCTGCGGCCGCTGAAATCGGAGACACG GACACAGAAACTCAGCTAACATACAAAGATG TGCCTGGTCCCTGTGACCCAGAGGACCTCCTGGATGGAGTGATTTTCGGGGCCAAATACTTGGGCTCCACTCAGCTTCAGACGGAGAAGAACCCTTCCACCAACGCTCGCATGACCCAAGCACAAGAAGCTGTGGACAGGATCAAG GCCCCAGAAGGGGAGACTCAGCCCATGACAGAAGTTGACCTCTTCATCTCAACGCAGCGCATCAAAGTGCTGAGCGCAGACACACAG GAAGCGATGATGGACCACTCGCTGCAGATGATCTCCTACATCGCCGACATCGGCGCCGTCGTCGTCCTGATGGCTCGAAGGAAGCAGTCCGGGCGGAAAGGGGCGGAAGGGGCCGACCCCCCGGCCAATCGGAAGAAGTACTGCATGATCTGCCACGTCTTCTCCTCCGAGGAC GCGCAGATTATCGCCCAGGCGATTGGACAGGCGTTCGGGGTGGCCTACCGGCAGTTCCTGCAGGTCAATGGGATCAAGGCCACCGAACTGCGGCCCGGAGATTACAGCGACTACCTGGGCACCCAGGAGCAGTACAACGGAGACCTCGTCCACTTCTCCCGCTCCGAGAATATCCGAGAg gTGTGCATCCCCAAGGCCGCGGGGGAGATCCTGGGCCTGGCGGTGGTGGAGTCGGGCTGGGGCTCCATCCTGCCCACCGTGGTGGTGGCTAACCTGCTCCACGGGGGTCCCGCGGAGCGCAGCGGGGAGCTGAGCATCGGGGATCGCGTCATGGCCGTCAACGGGGTCAGCCTGGTGGGCCTGCCCATCGCCAGCTGCCAGAGCATCATCCGG GATCTGAAAAGTCAAACGGAAGTGAAGCTCAGAATTGTCCACTGTCCTCCTGTTACCATGGCCATAATCAAACGACCAGACCCCAAATATCAGCTGGGTTTCAGTGTGGAGGATGGTATT ATATGCAGCCTGATGCGGGGGGGCATTGCTGAGAGGGGGGGTATCCGCGTGGGTCACCGCATCATCGAGATCAACGGGCAGAGCGTGGTGGCCACGCCCCACGAGAAGATCATCCACATCCTGACCCACGCAGTCGGAGAG ATCCACTTGAAGACCATGCCTGCATCTACGTATCGCCTGCTGACTGGCCAGGAGCAGCCGGTGTTTCTCTGA
- the LOC133127493 gene encoding calponin-2-like translates to MSSPHFNKGPCYGFSAEVKNKIAQKYDHQKEEELRTWIEDVTGCPIGDDFQKGLKNGVILCQLINKLQPGSVKKVSQSSQNWHQLENVSNFIKAITSYGLKPHDIFEANDLFESGNMTQVQTTLLALASMAKTKGQQSSVDIGVKYADKQARAFDEEKMKAGNCVIGLQMGTNKGASQAGMNAYGTRRHLFDPKSNIQPPMDNSTISLQMGTNKGASQAGMTCPGTRRAVYDPKTGTDKCDNSTMSLQMGYTQGANQSGQNFGLGRQIYDAKYCPQGEREEGAEAGACTQDYQDEGYQGYQDDGTEY, encoded by the exons ATGTCGTCCCCACACTTTAACAAGGGACCGTGTTATGGATTTTCTGCAGAAGTCAAAAACAAA ATTGCCCAGAAGTACGACCACCAGAAGGAGGAGGAGTTGCGGACCTGGATCGAGGATGTGACCGGCTGCCCCATCGGGGATGACTTTCAGAAGGGCCTGAAGAACGGAGTCATTCTCTGCCA ACTGATCAATAAACTGCAGCCTGGTTCTGTGAAGAAAGTAAGCCAGTCTTCTCAAAACTGGCATCAG CTGGAGAACGTGTCCAACTTCATCAAAGCCATAACATCGTATGGGCTGAAGCCTCACGATATTTTCGAAGCCAACGACCTGTTTGAGAGTGGGAACATGACCCAGGTCCAGACCACTCTCCTGGCCCTCGCCAGCATG GCTAAGACCAAAGGCCAGCAGTCCAGTGTGGACATAGGGGTGAAGTATGCTGACAAACAGGCGAGGGCTTTTGATGAGGAGAAGATGAAGGCTGGAAACTGTGTCATTGGCCTGCAG ATGGGTACCAACAAGGGTGCCAGCCAGGCAGGCATGAACGCCTACGGCACCAGGAGACATCTGTTTGACCCAAAATCCAACATACAGCCGCCTATGGACAACTCCACCATCAGTCTGCAGATGGGTACCAACAAAGGGGCCAGCCAG GCTGGAATGACCTGCCCTGGAACGAGACGCGCCGTCTACGACCCGAAGACGGGCACAGACAAGTGCGACAACAGCACCATGTCCCTGCAGATGGGCTACACCCAGGGCGCCAACCAGAGCGGGCAGAACTTCGGACTCGGCCGCCAGATCTACGACGCCAAGTACTGCCCCCAGGGCGAGCGGGAAGAGGGGGCAGAGGCTGGCGCCTGCACCCAGGACTACCAGGACGAGGGCTACCAAGGGTACCAAGATGATGGGACGGAGTACTGA